Proteins encoded together in one Methanobrevibacter millerae window:
- a CDS encoding DUF2097 domain-containing protein, producing MAEEILLTTDEAIEYVRNNVKVGDTLEISYNRIFAPGEVLGITEEDEETGEGLRVNMQLNGEILNQAVEIDFKEIYDDLLEMVHITEDKETVIEIDF from the coding sequence ATGGCAGAAGAAATCTTGTTAACCACTGACGAAGCTATTGAATATGTAAGAAACAACGTAAAAGTCGGTGACACTTTGGAAATTTCCTACAATCGTATTTTCGCTCCGGGTGAAGTTTTAGGAATTACCGAAGAGGATGAAGAAACTGGAGAAGGCCTTAGGGTTAACATGCAGTTAAATGGTGAAATCCTAAATCAGGCTGTAGAAATTGACTTTAAGGAAATTTACGACGATTTGCTTGAAATGGTTCACATTACAGAAGACAAGGAAACCGTTATAGAAATTGATTTCTAA
- a CDS encoding DUF2097 family protein, whose protein sequence is MKKLELSVDEAVNYLKENVKIHDNLEIAYNRIFAEGEVLNVDFSKYFGKPGFKMLMSLDETHLNPTIEIDIYEIQEDLIEFTHYPQDDGEVVDVTVV, encoded by the coding sequence ATGAAAAAATTAGAATTGTCTGTAGATGAAGCTGTTAATTACTTGAAAGAAAACGTAAAAATCCATGATAACTTAGAAATAGCTTACAATAGGATTTTTGCCGAAGGTGAAGTTTTAAACGTTGATTTTTCCAAATATTTCGGAAAACCTGGTTTTAAGATGCTGATGTCTCTGGATGAAACGCATTTGAATCCGACCATAGAAATCGACATTTATGAAATCCAGGAGGATCTGATTGAATTTACACATTATCCTCAGGATGATGGTGAAGTGGTGGATGTTACTGTAGTGTAA
- a CDS encoding formylmethanofuran dehydrogenase subunit A — protein MMEYILKNGIVYDPINEINGEKKDVMFKDGIIVDEVSADAKVIDVTDKIVMPAGVDPHAHVAGPKLVVGRLYRPEDSRMGVSQKTKVLRSESGFSIPSCPATGYRYSRMGYGTVVEAAMPPLEAKHTHEEIATIPNIDIPALPLFGNNWFVMEYARDNNIEDLAAFIASWLKISKGYGVKIVNPCGSEAWGWGMNVHGYDDKAPYFDVTSREVVRALAKANEMLGLPHSIHIHPNDLGHPGNVPTTLATLDSVKDIKKSSKADIRNQVMHVTHLQFHSYTGNSWKDAGSGAVEVADYINKHDHITCDIGQVTFDETTTMTADAPMEYDLFKLSGLKWTNKDIECETAAGIIPCIYSKKSPVSTLQWGIGLELFLLINDPWKLCLTTDHPNAGPFMRYPRIISWLMSNEKRQDMCENEVHKWIYKRTTLPSIEREYDFYEIATITRAAAAKIYGFEDRGSLTPGCRADIAVYDINPNDIDPSRQALEIEKGFTVADYTIKDGQILVKDKEIVQVKESQNIWVNVKGWEKQEQKVLDNLMPFFNQYYSVKWENYPVHDHYVSNPIRVDVEK, from the coding sequence CATGCCAGCAGGTGTCGACCCACACGCTCACGTAGCAGGTCCAAAATTAGTTGTAGGAAGATTATACAGACCAGAAGATTCAAGAATGGGTGTTTCCCAAAAAACTAAAGTGTTAAGATCTGAATCAGGTTTCTCAATTCCAAGTTGTCCAGCAACCGGTTACAGATACTCAAGAATGGGTTACGGTACTGTTGTAGAAGCAGCTATGCCTCCTCTTGAAGCAAAACACACTCACGAAGAAATTGCAACTATTCCTAACATCGATATTCCAGCTTTACCATTATTCGGTAACAACTGGTTTGTAATGGAATACGCAAGAGACAACAACATTGAAGACTTAGCAGCATTTATCGCTTCATGGTTAAAAATCTCAAAAGGATACGGTGTAAAAATCGTAAACCCATGTGGAAGTGAAGCATGGGGTTGGGGTATGAACGTACACGGATATGATGACAAAGCACCATATTTCGACGTAACCTCAAGGGAAGTTGTAAGAGCTTTAGCTAAAGCAAACGAAATGTTAGGACTTCCTCACTCTATTCACATTCACCCTAACGATTTAGGACATCCTGGTAACGTCCCAACCACTCTTGCAACCTTAGACTCAGTCAAAGACATCAAGAAAAGTTCCAAAGCTGACATCAGGAACCAGGTTATGCACGTAACTCACTTGCAGTTCCACTCCTACACCGGAAACAGCTGGAAAGACGCAGGATCCGGTGCTGTAGAAGTTGCAGACTACATCAACAAACATGACCACATTACTTGTGATATCGGTCAGGTTACCTTTGATGAAACCACAACCATGACTGCAGATGCTCCTATGGAATACGACTTATTCAAATTATCAGGTTTAAAATGGACCAACAAAGACATTGAATGTGAAACCGCTGCAGGTATCATTCCTTGTATTTACTCCAAGAAAAGTCCTGTCAGCACATTACAATGGGGTATCGGTCTTGAATTGTTCTTACTCATAAACGACCCATGGAAACTCTGTTTAACAACTGACCACCCTAACGCTGGTCCTTTCATGAGATATCCTAGAATCATTTCCTGGTTAATGAGTAACGAGAAAAGACAAGACATGTGCGAAAACGAAGTCCACAAATGGATTTACAAAAGAACTACTCTCCCAAGTATCGAAAGGGAATACGATTTCTACGAAATTGCAACCATTACAAGGGCTGCTGCTGCTAAAATCTACGGATTTGAAGACAGAGGTTCTCTTACCCCTGGATGCAGAGCTGACATTGCAGTTTATGACATAAATCCTAATGATATTGACCCATCCAGACAAGCTTTAGAAATCGAAAAAGGTTTCACTGTAGCTGACTACACAATCAAAGATGGTCAAATCTTAGTTAAAGATAAAGAAATCGTACAAGTTAAAGAAAGTCAAAACATTTGGGTTAACGTAAAAGGATGGGAAAAACAAGAACAGAAAGTTCTCGACAACCTTATGCCATTCTTCAATCAGTACTACTCAGTTAAATGGGAAAATTACCCAGTACACGACCACTACGTATCTAACCCAATCAGAGTAGATGTTGAAAAATAA
- a CDS encoding formylmethanofuran dehydrogenase subunit C — MFSLKTITFDQIKTSSIALEMDEVIPDEIYSWTEADFAKYEVPIGNSRFPITDFFDITVEGEAEGPADVKMIFNGDLNRVKYIGCKMSAGEIICNSSVDLHVGAEMSGGSILVNGDAAAHAGREMSGGYLEITGNTKEFTGASYIGDWRGMTGGEIVVGGNAGKQCGECLTGGKIHVKGNCDILAGIHMTKGIIEIDGDVNRWPGGQMKNGTIVIHGFLGRLLEGFVLEGIVEDPEDSGVVFPGKYIKYTGDIGLNGKGSLYLDAEANKEKLSTYGELDDDYTSIREYRNL, encoded by the coding sequence GTGTTTAGTTTGAAAACAATTACATTTGATCAAATAAAAACTTCTTCAATCGCATTAGAAATGGATGAAGTAATTCCTGATGAAATTTATTCCTGGACCGAAGCTGACTTCGCTAAATATGAAGTGCCTATTGGAAACTCCAGATTCCCAATTACTGACTTCTTTGATATTACTGTTGAAGGTGAAGCTGAAGGCCCTGCTGACGTTAAAATGATTTTCAACGGGGATTTAAACAGAGTCAAATACATCGGCTGCAAAATGAGCGCTGGTGAAATCATCTGTAACAGCAGTGTCGACCTCCACGTCGGTGCTGAAATGAGCGGTGGATCCATTCTCGTTAACGGTGATGCAGCAGCTCACGCAGGAAGGGAAATGTCCGGAGGATACCTTGAAATTACCGGAAATACCAAAGAATTCACTGGTGCTTCCTACATCGGTGACTGGAGAGGTATGACTGGAGGAGAAATTGTTGTCGGCGGTAACGCAGGTAAACAATGTGGTGAATGTTTAACTGGTGGTAAAATCCACGTAAAAGGAAACTGTGATATTTTAGCCGGTATTCACATGACCAAAGGTATCATTGAAATCGACGGTGACGTTAACCGTTGGCCTGGCGGACAAATGAAAAACGGTACTATCGTTATTCACGGATTCTTAGGAAGATTACTTGAAGGATTTGTCCTTGAAGGTATCGTAGAAGACCCTGAAGACAGTGGTGTTGTTTTCCCTGGTAAATACATTAAATATACTGGAGATATCGGTCTTAACGGTAAAGGTAGTTTATACTTAGATGCTGAAGCAAACAAAGAAAAACTATCCACTTACGGAGAATTAGACGACGACTATACTTCAATCAGAGAATACAGGAATTTATAA
- a CDS encoding DUF128 domain-containing protein translates to MSESERRMIEILRILNKQEQPTGSKLIADELREKGFNLGERAVRYHMQILDEKGYTEKMGYSGRRITELGREKLEKGLIYDQVDFIYSKFEELIYLTDFNYMDKTGNVVVNTSTIYNEDSYNIIKDVFQNGLSVSPYVNLNRVGSGSNLEIKTICGTTIDGILLKEGIASQPTYGGLLKIEDYHPVSFKEIISYKKTSITPLDAFIAPGMTSVLDVIDEGTGYIPANFRMIPSLAYDRTMKIIDDLKKIGVNGTIAVSNDGEDILGLPISKGMIGVAIIGGITPFCAAQELGYDIDIKIGEELENFERLTPIVKDIKYNLKESKGKSDTRIPFILSKSWNLIHQVDFDVERECGNIIANISYVKRDDLDETVKIMKESYDANSKYINPHYQIVKLPADDEKVGIATICSLSVDGMLIKNGIKSTPIYGGLLELTEPPLFIDLISYTGSSIDPHKIFIAKNMTAITKDSGPKRLLASIKEAPLISRDYGVYLLDKLSKIGFSVYKVGKARELTYNAKAENYNFGIVTGSGLNSIAAIKEKGIDIEVKADTQLLPYENMDTL, encoded by the coding sequence ATGTCTGAATCAGAACGCAGAATGATTGAAATATTAAGAATCCTGAACAAGCAGGAACAGCCAACCGGTTCCAAGCTGATAGCTGACGAACTGAGGGAAAAGGGCTTTAATTTAGGTGAGCGTGCCGTAAGATACCATATGCAGATACTGGATGAGAAGGGATATACCGAGAAGATGGGCTATTCCGGAAGGCGGATTACAGAACTGGGACGTGAAAAGCTGGAAAAGGGACTCATCTATGATCAGGTCGATTTCATATATTCAAAATTTGAAGAATTGATATATCTGACTGACTTCAACTATATGGACAAAACAGGAAATGTTGTTGTAAATACCTCGACCATTTATAATGAAGATAGCTATAATATAATTAAAGATGTTTTTCAAAATGGCCTTTCTGTGAGCCCTTACGTTAATTTAAATAGGGTCGGAAGTGGCAGCAATCTGGAGATAAAAACCATATGCGGCACGACCATCGACGGGATTCTTCTCAAGGAAGGCATAGCATCACAGCCTACATACGGAGGACTGCTTAAAATCGAGGATTACCATCCGGTATCCTTCAAGGAAATAATATCCTACAAAAAGACCTCCATTACGCCACTTGACGCATTTATAGCTCCTGGAATGACTTCAGTGCTTGACGTCATCGATGAGGGTACGGGATACATTCCGGCAAACTTCAGGATGATACCGAGCCTTGCGTATGACAGGACCATGAAAATCATCGATGACCTTAAAAAGATTGGCGTCAACGGAACGATAGCCGTGTCAAACGACGGGGAAGATATTTTGGGACTGCCGATAAGCAAGGGAATGATCGGTGTTGCAATAATCGGCGGAATAACTCCGTTCTGCGCAGCCCAGGAACTTGGATACGACATTGACATCAAGATAGGTGAGGAACTGGAAAACTTCGAAAGATTAACCCCTATCGTCAAGGACATAAAGTATAACCTGAAGGAAAGCAAGGGAAAAAGCGATACAAGAATACCGTTCATTCTTTCCAAATCATGGAATCTGATTCATCAGGTCGATTTTGACGTTGAAAGGGAATGCGGAAACATCATAGCAAACATCTCATACGTCAAAAGGGACGACCTCGATGAAACCGTTAAAATAATGAAGGAAAGCTACGATGCAAACAGCAAATACATCAATCCACACTATCAAATCGTAAAGCTTCCGGCTGATGACGAAAAGGTGGGAATAGCTACAATCTGCAGCCTGAGCGTGGACGGAATGTTAATCAAAAACGGAATAAAGTCCACTCCAATCTACGGAGGATTGCTGGAATTGACCGAGCCGCCGCTTTTCATTGATTTGATTTCATATACAGGCTCATCAATCGATCCCCACAAGATATTCATCGCCAAAAACATGACTGCAATAACAAAGGACTCAGGACCTAAACGATTGCTTGCAAGTATCAAGGAAGCGCCACTAATTTCAAGGGATTACGGCGTTTACCTGCTGGATAAACTCTCAAAAATAGGATTTTCAGTTTATAAGGTAGGAAAGGCACGTGAACTGACCTACAATGCAAAAGCCGAAAACTACAACTTCGGAATCGTAACCGGAAGCGGGCTTAACAGCATTGCAGCCATTAAAGAAAAAGGAATAGATATTGAAGTAAAGGCTGACACCCAGCTCTTGCCTTACGAAAATATGGATACACTGTAG